The following DNA comes from Meiothermus sp..
TTTCGCCCTCTTGACCGTACCCTCGGGCACCAAGCCGAAGAGCGGCTGGCCCGCCGTCGTGTTTAACCACGGTTACATCCCGCCCGAACAGTACCGCACCACCCAGCGCTACGAGGCGTACGTGGACGCACTGGCCAGGGCGGGCTATGTCGTGTTCAAGCCGGATTACCGGGGGCACGGCAATTCCGAGGGCCAGGCCGAGGGAGCCTACTGGTTTCCGGGCTACACCATCGACGTGCTCAACGCAGTCTCCTCGCTGGCGAAGCTTAAGGAAGTCGATGCCGGGCGTCTGGGCATGTGGGGACACTCGATGGGTGGCTACCTCACCCTGCGGGCCATGGTCGTCGACAAGCGCATCAAGGCCGGGGTGATCTGGGCGGGAGTGGTGGCACCCTACACTGACCTCGTCAACAATTGGCGGCGACCGTACATGGGTGGGCAACCCTCAACTCGGGTACAGCAGCGCAGGCGGGAGATCTTCGATCGCTTCGGCACTCCCGAGCAGAACCCCGGGTTCTGGAACGCTATTTCGGCCAACAGCTACCTGGCAGAAGGCATGGCGCCGATCCAGCTTCATCATAGCCCTGCCGATACCCACGTCCCCTACGCCTTTTCGCAGACCTTGGCGCGGCAACTCAAGGCGGCCGGGCAGCCGTATGAGTTCTATAGCTACGCCGGAGACGACCACAACCTGAGCAAGAACTTCGCCCAGGCTATGCGGCGCTCGGTGGCGTTCTTCGACCGCTACCTGAAAGGGGGATCGTGAACCGGCGGATCGTGCACCTCCTGTTGCCCGTGCTTCTGTCCACGGCCGGGGCCGTGCCCGGGGCGGTGCGGCTGGAAGGCGTTCGCCACGAGTACCAACGCCTCAACAACTGCGGCCCCGTCACGATCGGGATGGCCCTGAGCTTCTGGGGGAGCAAGCTGACGCAGTACCAGTCCGCTCCTGTGTTGAAGCCCAACCGGGCCGACAAGAACGTCTCGCCCGATGAGCTGGCAGCTTATGCCCGCAGCCAGGGCTACGCCGTGCACGGGGGCGCAGCCGGCGATTTGGCGTTGATCAGGCGGCTGGTGGCAGCGGGTTACCCGGTAATCGCCCAGACCTGGTTCGTCAGCGACCAAGGCGGCATGGGTCACTACCGTCTGATTACCGGCTACGACGAACGAGGGGGCTATTTGTGGGCCTACGACTCCTACAACGGCCCCAACATACGCCTCGAGTACACGGAGTTTGACAGCCTGTGGCAGGTGTACAACCGCACCTATCTAGTGGTTTATCCCAAAAGCCGTGAGGGGGAAGTGCGCAAGTTGCTGGGTGATCGGGTGAACGCGGGATGGGAAGACCAGCACGCCCGGGCGGTAGCCCTCCAGGAAACCCGGACCCAGCCCCGTAACGCCTTCGCCTGGTTCAACCTGGGCACCAGCCTGCTTAAGCTGGGCGACGCCGTGGGGGCTGCCCAAGCCTACGACCAAGCCCGCGGCCTGCCGGTCAACCGGGCCTATGACCCCGACCGGCCCGGCGGGATGCTGGGTAATTGGCCTTGGCGTACCCTGTGGTACCAGTTTGGTC
Coding sequences within:
- a CDS encoding S9 family peptidase; translation: MVRILPSLGIAALLSSGLALGQSKQPDPLSIEALRARSYPGSAITVERTLTSGANYRRYIASYRSDGLKIFALLTVPSGTKPKSGWPAVVFNHGYIPPEQYRTTQRYEAYVDALARAGYVVFKPDYRGHGNSEGQAEGAYWFPGYTIDVLNAVSSLAKLKEVDAGRLGMWGHSMGGYLTLRAMVVDKRIKAGVIWAGVVAPYTDLVNNWRRPYMGGQPSTRVQQRRREIFDRFGTPEQNPGFWNAISANSYLAEGMAPIQLHHSPADTHVPYAFSQTLARQLKAAGQPYEFYSYAGDDHNLSKNFAQAMRRSVAFFDRYLKGGS
- a CDS encoding C39 family peptidase, whose protein sequence is MNRRIVHLLLPVLLSTAGAVPGAVRLEGVRHEYQRLNNCGPVTIGMALSFWGSKLTQYQSAPVLKPNRADKNVSPDELAAYARSQGYAVHGGAAGDLALIRRLVAAGYPVIAQTWFVSDQGGMGHYRLITGYDERGGYLWAYDSYNGPNIRLEYTEFDSLWQVYNRTYLVVYPKSREGEVRKLLGDRVNAGWEDQHARAVALQETRTQPRNAFAWFNLGTSLLKLGDAVGAAQAYDQARGLPVNRAYDPDRPGGMLGNWPWRTLWYQFGPLEAYYKVARHGEVVSLASETLRWAPDHEESYYWRGKARAALGQRNLALADFRAALRYRPGYAEARAALRELQAKAAR